The genomic region GCGAGCACGGGTTTGCCCGCCGCGGAACCCTCGATCATCACAATGCCGAATCCCTCCGCCTGCACGGAGGTGTTGACGACGATGTCCGCCGCCGCATAGAAGCGCGGCACGTCGGTCCGGAACCCGGTGAACAGGAGGGACGATGTGATTCCGAGGTCGCGCCCGAGTTGATGCAAACTCTCCTCGTAAGGAAAATCCTCTTTGAAGGTGGTCCCCCCCACGAAGAGAAACCGCGCCTGGGGGAAGCGGCGGAGGACTTCGGGCGCGGCCTTGATCAGGACGTGCTGGCCCTTCCAGGGAGTCACCCTCCCGGAAAGGAGAACGACGGGGGCCTCCAAGGGAATCCCGAGTTCCCGCCGCGCGGAGACCCGCGCTTCGTCCGCTCGACGGAACGGTTCGAGGTCGATGCCGTAATAGATAATCTTGATGTTCCTTCGGCCCTTGAAAAAATCATCCAGGCGATCGCGATTGCGCCGTGAAGTCGCTACAACAAGGTCCGCGGGAAGGCGGGACGACCCTTTCACCCACCGGCCCGACAGCTCGTGACCGCCGATGGCCGCATGAGGATGGAGAACGGTTCTCGCGCCGGCAGACTTCCCCGCGAGGGAGGCGTATGCGAAAGGATGCACGCCGTTGGCGACCACAACCTTGATGCCGTGGGCGAGGATATGCCGTCGCAGCAAGAGAACGGTCTTGGCCCCTTTGATCGGGTCCCGGAGGCGCCCGGCCCGGCAATCGACGACGGTGATGCCCGGTCGAAGGTTGCGCATGCGGTCGACCACGAACCCCGGTGTGAGGAAGGCGACGTGCGGTTCGATGGCCTTGGAGTGAAATCGGATGAGCGTTTCGAGGCTGGTCTCGACGCCGCCCATGCAATATCCATTCGACGTGACATAGAGAACAGGGAGCGGCTTGCTCATGACAGCAGTTTCATGAACCGCCCGCCGATCACCGGCCAATCGAATTCCTTCTCGTATAGTGCGCGGCCCTCGCGGGCGAGCTTGCCGCGGAGATCGGAGTCCTTCAGCACGCGTTCGAGGGTGTCCGCCAGAGCCAGGGCATCGGGCGGGCCCGCAATCACGATGTTCTCGCCGTGAACAAACGGGGCCGGGAGGGCGTCGTCGTGGAAGGCCACCACGGGCAGGCCGTGTTCGAGGGCCGCCATGACCGTTCCACTCTTGGTCATGAGGCGGTGGTCCAGGTACGCGTACACGTCAAGGCACTGAAGTCGCTTGGACACTTCCTTCGGATCCAGGAAACCGGTTTGTCCGATGACGAGGCCCGAATCGGGCCGGGAAGCCTCGCGCGTCAACAGGGCCCAGTCGGCTGCGTGCAATCGTTGCGCATCGCCGATCAGGACGTAAGCCACGGACAGGCCGCGCTCTCGAAGCGTTTTCAGGGCGTCGATCAGAATCGGCGAGGCACAGAGGTTGCTGAAGGTTCCGACCAGGTACGTAGCGGAGACGGCCAGGCGGGTTCGAAGACTCTCGCGTTCGCCCTCGCCCATCGAGACCGGCGGGATATTTCCCCCGACGGGAATCACCTGAACCGTCCCGTTTCGCCCCAGCCATTCCCGCAGGATATCGCCGTACTGCGCGTGGGAGGCGACGCTCGAATCGGCTGCATGCGCCAGGATCCGGGCCTGGGTCTTCTGAAGGAAACTGATCGGACGATGTTTGAGCCGGGCCGGCTCGGCGTACAACTCGATGAAATTGACGATCAATCGGCCCCGCATCGCGTATTTCCAGATCAGCATCCAGCAAACGAGGTAGAAGCAGATGCCGTGGCGTCCGAACATGTACAAATTGAGGTTCAGAATCACCGTGTCGGGCCCGATCCGTCCAAGAAGCCGCAGGAAAGCCGCCGTCCCTCCCCAGTTCCAGCGAGTGAAAGGATGAAAAGCAAACGGCTCGCGCCGATGGTCGCCGCCCGCAGGCTGGGCAATCACGTCCACCGAGACATGGTCCGAGAGCGTCTTCGCCAGCCAGTACGTGCAGTCGGCCAGGCCTCCGAGTTTCGGGGGGAAGTCGCGACCGATCACGGCTGCTTTCATGCCCGCGAAAATAGCCCATGTGGTTTTTCCTTGCAAAGCCGGTCCAGGCCCTACTTTGCATCGAAGAGTGCGGTGAGGTAAGTTTCCAAGCGCGTCGATGAGCGATTCACTCAGATGTCCCGGTTGTGACGAGACCTCGACCTCTCGGAAAATCGGGAGGCATGCCTCGTACCGTCTGTTCCGATGCGGCGCCTGCGGGCTGGTGTTCTCCCAACCGATGGCCATCCCCGAAGGGTTTTACGACGAGTTCGAGCAGCCGTACGGTTGGAAATGGGAATTCGATGCCTTTCTCGCGCAGGAGAGCGCGAAGAATCGTACGCTGCTGGATGTGGGCTGCGGAGACGGGACCTTCTTGGAGATGGCGAAGAAATCGGGCTACCGCGTCCATGGAGTGGATTCCAGCCGGGCCGGGATCAAAGCCGCCCGCGAACGGGGACTCCGCCACGTCCTCGCCGGCTCGTTGGATCATGCCCTCCGAGCTTTCGGCGGCAGGTTCGATGTGGTCACCTGCTTCCACACGTTGGAGCATGTCGAGAATCCCTCGGCCTTCCTTCGCAAGGTGTGCGATTTTGTTCGCCGGGGCGGAACCCTTGCCATCGGTGTCCCGAATGCGCGCCGGTTCGTGGTCCGGCTTCGGAGGGAGGTGGGCGATTTTCCCCCGAATCATCTCACCCGCTGGACGGATGGGGCTCTGAAAACGTTTCTGGCGCGGCACAGGTTGAACGTCCGCGATGTCCTGCCGGAAACGATTCACATCACCGAAGCGAAAGACGCGGGATACGTGATCTGGCTTGCGGTCAACGCGCTCACGCAGACGGGGCTGATCCACCGGCAGAGGATGCGTGCTCGTTCGAGTTCATCCGGCGCGGGGAACGACGGTGGAATGCCGGGGCACGGCTCCGCCGCGGATACCGGCACGGCGCAGGCGTCGAAGACCGCCGCCACCGGCGCGCGCGCGCCTCACCCGTCCCCGGGCGCCGTGATGCCCGTTCTCCTGAACGTGGCCCGAACCGCCGCGAGCCGGATCCGACCGATGATGCATCATGCCGCTCGATCGGCCCTCGGTGGGCTCGTGCTGCGTGGGGGACGCGGTCGTACACTCCAAGGTCCGGGCCTCCTGGCTATCGCCGAAAAGCCCGGGCGATAGGGCGGTGAGAGTCCTTCACGTCATCGCCTCGCTCTCACCGGTCTACGGAGGGCCGAGCGTGGCCGTGGTGGAAATGTGCCGCGCGCTGAGGGAGGCGGGCGTGGACGCGGAAATTGCGGCGACGAATGCCGATGGCCATCGCAACTCGACTTTGGAGGAAGCGCGCAAAAGGGCCGGAGAAGGAATTCCGGCGCAGATCTTCCGCCGACTCCCTCCCTATGCTTACATGACGAGCCCCTCCATGGCCGTCTGGCTCGCGCTGCACACACGCGAATACGACATCGTCCACGTCCACGCCCTGTTTTCTCATCCGACGACGCTGGGCTGTCTCTGGTCACGGGTCCACGGCGTGCCCTACATCATCCGGCCGCTCGGGCTGCTGGACCCGTGGTGTCTGAATCAGAACCGGATGAGGAAGCAGGCGTACTGGGCGCTGGCCGATCGCGTGAATCTCCGCCATGCCGCGGCCCTCCACTTCACATCCGACGCGGAGGCGAAGGAGGCGCAGTGGGTGCCCCCCTCCGTACGCCACGCCGTGATCCCGCTGGGAGCGCCGGCGCGGAAAACGCTCCGCCTTCCTACACGCGAAGCATTCTTGAAAAAACATTCCATCCCGCCGGGCCACTCGATCCTCCTTTTTCTTTCCCGCATCAACCCCAAGAAAGGGCTGGACCTGCTCGCCCCGGCGCTGGGCGATCTCAAGAAGAGGGGCGACCGGTTCGTGCTGCTCGTCGCCGGCCCGGACGAAGACGGCTATCGGGCGCGGGTCGAGGAGATGTTTGCCAGGGCGGGCGTGGCCGGAGAGGTCCGCTTCCTGGGACTCGTGGCGGGCGAGGACAAGGAGTCACTTCTCCTGCATTCCGATCTGTTCGTGCTGCCTTCCTATCAGGAGAATTTCGCCATTTCGGCCGTCGAGGCGATGCAGCGGGGGCTTCCCGTCGTGATCTCCGACCGGGTGGGCATCCACTCGTACGTCACCCAATGGAAGGCCGGCGCGGTTGTGCGATGTTCGAGCGAGGAACTCGCTGCAACGCTCCACCGCCTTCTTGCCGATCGGGATGGCCTCAAGAAAATGGGCCGGAACGGAATTCACCTTGTCGAGGCTGAATTTTCATGGCACGATGCCACCCGGCGTTTGGAGAGGCTTTACCGCGAAATTCGGAATCCAACTCGAAAAGCCTGCGTCCGGTGAGTCTCCGAACACACACTAAGTACGTCTAACAGAATGCGTAGGGGAGGGTCTTCAGACCCTCCCGACAAGAGGGAGCATCTGAAGATGCTCCCCTACGAATCGGCATTCTGCTAGAGGCTCTAAGCTGAAAGGGAGCAGCGCATGACCTCGGGAATTAAGCGAGTCCTCGTCACGGGAGGCGCCGGTTTTATCGGCTCCTACATCGTGGACGAGCTTTTGGCGCGGAAATTCAAAGTCCGCATCCTCGATGCGCTCGATCCCCAGGTCCACGGCAAGACGCGGAAGGTTCCCGACTGGACCAGGCAACAGCTCAAATCCGGCCGCGCGGAATTCCTCCGTGGCGACGTGAACAACCCGCGCACGGTGGAGTCCGCTTTGAAGGGCGTGGATGTGATTTTCCACGAGGCTGCCGTCGTCGGCGTCGGCCAAAGCATGTATCAAATCGAATACTACAGCCGGCACAATATGCAGGGCACGTCCGTCCTGCTGGATGTTTTGGCGAACAAGAAGCACAAGGTGCGGAAGCTGCTCGTGGCCTCCTCCATGTCGATCTATGGCGAAGGAGCTTATCGCTGCGGGACATGCGGCGAGGTACATCCCGAGCTCCGGTCGAACGAACAACTCGCGCGGCGCGAGTGGGAGATGGCCTGCACAAAATGCGGGAAGCAGGCGGAAGCGGTACCGACGCCCGAATCGAAGCCCTGCTTCTCCACCTCCGTCTACGCCATATCGAAAAAAGTTCAGGAGGAAATGTGTCTGTGCGTGGGGCGCGCGTATGGAATCCCCACCGTGGCGCTCCGGTACTTCAACGCCATCGGGCCCCGGCAGGCCCTCTCGAATCCCTACACCGGAGTCGCCGCCATCTTTTCGTCGCGACTGCTTAATAATCATCGGCCACTCGTGTACGAGGACGGCCTCCAGAGCCGCGATTTTGTGAGCGTCAAAGACATCGCGCGGGCGAATCTCATGGCCATGGAGAGCGACGAAGCGAACTTCGAGGCGATTAACATCGGCACCGGCCGGCCCACCTCCGTTGCGGAAGTGGCCCGCCTGCTGGCCCACGCCTTGGGCAAACCGATCGAGCCGGAGGTGCTGAACTCTTTCCGGCAGGGCGATATCCGCCACTGCTATGCCGATATCGGCAAGGCGCGGACCCTCTTGGGGTATGAACCCTCGGTAAGGGTTGAAGAGTGGATCCCGCGCCTCATCGAGTGGGTTCGGACCCAGCAACCGAAGGATCGCGTGGAACAGGCCAAAAAGGAGTTGGAGAAACGGGGCCTGACCAGCTAGGAAGGCGCGGTACTCGCCCGTGCAACCCGACTTAGGAAGAGGAAGGACCTCCAGGGCGAGTGCGCTCGTCGAACTCGGCCCTGGCAGGAACAAAGCGTTTCCCGCGGCCTTCGGGGTCGACCGAAAGGCGCTCCCCGGTATTCACGTGGTCGCCGATTTCCGCGGCGGACTCCCGTTCCGGTCCGACACCATCGAACGGATCATCGCCTTCAGCGTTGTGGAGCACGTGCCGGACGCACCGCGGCTCATCGGCGAATGCCACCGTGTTCTCAATCGCGGGGGTGAGCTCTGGATCAAGGCTCCTTCCCCCGATTCGCCCAACGCGTGGGACGATCCAACCCACGTCCGCCCGTTCACCCGCGGGTCGTTCCTATATTTTGTCGAAGGCCACGAAAAAAACTACTACTTCGATTTCTCTTTCAGCGGCTTCCGGGACGAAATGGATCCCATCGCGCGGCAGTCGTTCTGGAAATGGCGGTGGCTCAGCCGGTGCGTTGCGACCCTGCGCATTCCGATCCTTCGCCGCGCGTACCAGCCGATCTTCGTCCTGATCAAGTAGATTCCAGGCAAGCGATCAGCCATCAGCCGTCGGCTTTCAGCCTCTGGACATAGATAGGCGCAGGACGCAAGACGCAGGCAGGAGCGATCCGTCCCGCGCAGGTGTCTTGCATCACGACCCGTCTCCCGCGTCTTGCGGCTCCTCTTGATCCAAGGCTGACCGCTGAGAGCTGACCGCTGAACGCTTACAAGATGCTAGAAACGCTTGACATGCCATTTAGCTTTTCATTTCGGGGGTTGCTTGACATGCCGGCCCGGGTTTTGTAGCGTCGGCGGGCGAAGAAGGGGGAGCAGAGCGCCACTTTCTTCACCGAATCGCCCAGAGCGTGGGCTATGAGTCGTCGGGGGAGACAAGAGAGGATACGGGAATCCTTAGAGTCCATAAAGCCAGGTTGACCGCCAGTGCGGTCGTCATGCCGCCATCACTCCATTCTCCGAGTTCCGGAATCTCCCTGCCGGCAGGCCCAAGTGAAAGGGCCGTGTTGCTGAAGCGAGCCTTAGCACCTCCTTCGACGCCAAGACCGTATCGTGGTTCCACTCGTCGTCCCGATGCCAGGACTTCATCATTCCACTCATCGTCCCCGCATGGGGGCCGAAGCGTAGCAGAGGGGGCGAGACAGGGCCCCGGCCTGCCGGCGCTGCTGCTCATTGACCTCATGTCTCTGAAAGGAGCCTGACATAAAACGATTTTCGATCTCACACGGATCTCCACGCAGCTTGGGTTGGCTTGTCGTGTGCCTCTTTTCGTTGGCCGTCAGCCCGTGTGAGGAACAGGACAAAACGAAAGGCCCTACGCGGATCGGCCCCGAGGGCGGCGTGGAAAAAGGGCCGAACGGCTCGGAGGTGATCATTCCGGCGGGATCGGTGGGCACGGATTACTCGGAGTGGCAAAAGTGCAAGCCCGAAGAATGCGGGGTGCCGACCGACGTTGAGATTACCAAGGAATCCGTCCCGAAAGATTTGGTCCCGCCGGAGGGGGCGGAGGTATTCAGCGACGTGTACATTGTGCGGGCGTCAAGACACGTCTTCGCGCCGAACCCCGTTTCCAAATACATGTTCATCATTAAGATCCCGCTGAAGGACAGGGTGGCGCCAGGGGAGGAGGTGTGCTCGACGGATTTGGCGGAGTTGTGGTGGTGCACCGATTTTGAGGGGGAAGACTTGGATCCCTCGGGCCGGTTTGTGCTTGCGCGTTCGGCCGAACTCTACGGTCCCGACAGCCCGGCCGTCATCCGACTTCCGGGTACGCCTACGGAACTCAAACTCGTTGTATTCCGAAAGACCCCGGAGAAGCTTCCTCAGGTGGCGCCCCAGCGAGCCTCCGTGAGCGGCAGGTATTTCGAGGCATTTGCCCCCAAGGGGATTGCGCCTCAACAGGTTCAGGCCGTCTTGACTTCTCTCGACGCGTCGATCGAGACGTACCGACGCTTGGGTTTCCGAGAACCGAAGCTCGATGCCTTCTCGGGATCACAGGCTTTCCGGTTGCGGATACTGCGGAACACCACCCCGCCCTGCACGGATCCCAACCTCTTGGGTCAATACGAACCGCAACAAGTGGAACAGAATGGGGTTCGTGCCCCGAGCGGTTGGCGGCCCCACCTCATCATCTGCCAACGCAGCCTGTCGGAACCGGCCGTGCTCCAGACCACCGCCGCGCACGAGCTTTTTCATGCGATCCAGTTTTCCTATTTCAACTGGCCGCGGTTCCGAGACGCCTGGGAGGAAGGGAAACCCCTTCTGTGGTTCACCGAGGGTTCCGCCGAGGCCCTCGCTGGAACCGTGGCTGCGGGCGGCACGCCGCAAGCCACGAGCGATTACGATCCACTCTCGCTCAAAGACTCCGTCTTGGCGGACCGTGTCTGTGAAAACCGGGGAGGCACGCTTTGCTACCAGGCGCAGGATTTCTTCGTCTTCCTCGCCCTGAGCCGGACCGACTCGATCTGGGGCTTCCTCAAGCAAGCGCTCCAGGCATTTGCCGTAGGCACAGACGCCGTTTCCGCCCTGGAAGCCGCACTCGCGCCGGGATCGATTCAGAAGAGCTACCTCGCGTTTGCCGAGGAACGCGCCTACCGGCATGCGCAAAAAATTCACGCCGCGGAAATTCCACTCAAACAAGCCGCGCCGCGGCCCCGACCGAGGAAAATCACGGAAACTTTTCTGCGTGGCGGGAGCAGCGCGATTATTTCGCGCCAGTCTTGTCTTCGCCTTACCGACTGAAGGGGGAGAACGGATGGTACAAGGATATGAAAGGAGTTCTGAATGAGAAACAAGATGGGAACGAGAAAACGCATCGCATGGGCATTCCTGCCCGCCGCCTTTGCGCCGGTGTTCATTGGGGGATGCGCCTCCATGTCCGCACTCCAGACGGCCCGCACGTTGCCCCAAGGTCAGGTTGTGGTCG from Nitrospirota bacterium harbors:
- a CDS encoding glycosyltransferase family 4 protein encodes the protein MSKPLPVLYVTSNGYCMGGVETSLETLIRFHSKAIEPHVAFLTPGFVVDRMRNLRPGITVVDCRAGRLRDPIKGAKTVLLLRRHILAHGIKVVVANGVHPFAYASLAGKSAGARTVLHPHAAIGGHELSGRWVKGSSRLPADLVVATSRRNRDRLDDFFKGRRNIKIIYYGIDLEPFRRADEARVSARRELGIPLEAPVVLLSGRVTPWKGQHVLIKAAPEVLRRFPQARFLFVGGTTFKEDFPYEESLHQLGRDLGITSSLLFTGFRTDVPRFYAAADIVVNTSVQAEGFGIVMIEGSAAGKPVLASRIGAPEEIVRDGETGFLFPVGDHAALADRVVQLLSDSHLRRTLGERGKKEAFSRFSAERMAREFENAYDELV
- a CDS encoding glycosyltransferase family 4 protein: MKAAVIGRDFPPKLGGLADCTYWLAKTLSDHVSVDVIAQPAGGDHRREPFAFHPFTRWNWGGTAAFLRLLGRIGPDTVILNLNLYMFGRHGICFYLVCWMLIWKYAMRGRLIVNFIELYAEPARLKHRPISFLQKTQARILAHAADSSVASHAQYGDILREWLGRNGTVQVIPVGGNIPPVSMGEGERESLRTRLAVSATYLVGTFSNLCASPILIDALKTLRERGLSVAYVLIGDAQRLHAADWALLTREASRPDSGLVIGQTGFLDPKEVSKRLQCLDVYAYLDHRLMTKSGTVMAALEHGLPVVAFHDDALPAPFVHGENIVIAGPPDALALADTLERVLKDSDLRGKLAREGRALYEKEFDWPVIGGRFMKLLS
- a CDS encoding class I SAM-dependent methyltransferase, coding for MSDSLRCPGCDETSTSRKIGRHASYRLFRCGACGLVFSQPMAIPEGFYDEFEQPYGWKWEFDAFLAQESAKNRTLLDVGCGDGTFLEMAKKSGYRVHGVDSSRAGIKAARERGLRHVLAGSLDHALRAFGGRFDVVTCFHTLEHVENPSAFLRKVCDFVRRGGTLAIGVPNARRFVVRLRREVGDFPPNHLTRWTDGALKTFLARHRLNVRDVLPETIHITEAKDAGYVIWLAVNALTQTGLIHRQRMRARSSSSGAGNDGGMPGHGSAADTGTAQASKTAATGARAPHPSPGAVMPVLLNVARTAASRIRPMMHHAARSALGGLVLRGGRGRTLQGPGLLAIAEKPGR
- a CDS encoding glycosyltransferase, whose protein sequence is MRVLHVIASLSPVYGGPSVAVVEMCRALREAGVDAEIAATNADGHRNSTLEEARKRAGEGIPAQIFRRLPPYAYMTSPSMAVWLALHTREYDIVHVHALFSHPTTLGCLWSRVHGVPYIIRPLGLLDPWCLNQNRMRKQAYWALADRVNLRHAAALHFTSDAEAKEAQWVPPSVRHAVIPLGAPARKTLRLPTREAFLKKHSIPPGHSILLFLSRINPKKGLDLLAPALGDLKKRGDRFVLLVAGPDEDGYRARVEEMFARAGVAGEVRFLGLVAGEDKESLLLHSDLFVLPSYQENFAISAVEAMQRGLPVVISDRVGIHSYVTQWKAGAVVRCSSEELAATLHRLLADRDGLKKMGRNGIHLVEAEFSWHDATRRLERLYREIRNPTRKACVR
- a CDS encoding NAD-dependent epimerase/dehydratase family protein, with the translated sequence MKRVLVTGGAGFIGSYIVDELLARKFKVRILDALDPQVHGKTRKVPDWTRQQLKSGRAEFLRGDVNNPRTVESALKGVDVIFHEAAVVGVGQSMYQIEYYSRHNMQGTSVLLDVLANKKHKVRKLLVASSMSIYGEGAYRCGTCGEVHPELRSNEQLARREWEMACTKCGKQAEAVPTPESKPCFSTSVYAISKKVQEEMCLCVGRAYGIPTVALRYFNAIGPRQALSNPYTGVAAIFSSRLLNNHRPLVYEDGLQSRDFVSVKDIARANLMAMESDEANFEAINIGTGRPTSVAEVARLLAHALGKPIEPEVLNSFRQGDIRHCYADIGKARTLLGYEPSVRVEEWIPRLIEWVRTQQPKDRVEQAKKELEKRGLTS
- a CDS encoding methyltransferase domain-containing protein, with product MQPDLGRGRTSRASALVELGPGRNKAFPAAFGVDRKALPGIHVVADFRGGLPFRSDTIERIIAFSVVEHVPDAPRLIGECHRVLNRGGELWIKAPSPDSPNAWDDPTHVRPFTRGSFLYFVEGHEKNYYFDFSFSGFRDEMDPIARQSFWKWRWLSRCVATLRIPILRRAYQPIFVLIK